CGACGCCCACCGCTGGCCGGTGACGGCGGCCCCGATCGCCGACCGCGCGGAGCGGGCCTGCGAGGAGGCCCGGTGAGCGGCGCCGGAGCGCCCGCCGAGGAGCTGCCCGACGCCAGCGGGGTGCGCCTGGCGATCGTGGCCACCCGATGGCATGTGGAGATCACCGACGCGCTGCTCGCCGGCGCGCTGCGCGCTGCGAAGGACTCCGGAATCACAGTCACCCCGACGGTCGTGAGGGTGTCCGGGGCCGTCGAGCTGCCCGTGGTCGTCGCCGCCCTGGCGGCGCGGCACGACGCCGTGGTGGCGCTGGGCGCGGTGATCCGCGGCGGCACCCCGCATTTCGAGTACGTCTGCCGCTTCGTGACGGACGGTCTGGCGCGGGTGACCCTGGACGCCGGGGTGCCGGTCGGGTTCGGCCTGCTGACCTGCGACACCCTCGAACAGGCCCGGGACCGGGCCGGTCTGCCGGGCTCGGCGGAGGACAAGGGCCGCGAGGCCACCCTCGCCGCGCTGGACACCGCTGTCATCCTGCGCGGCATCGGCGCCCTCGCCTGACGGGCCACCGCCCCGCTGGCCGGCCGGCGGGTGTGGGCCCGTGGTGGGCCGTCGGTAGCCCGGCCGTCGCCGCCGGGGTGGTGCCGGCCCGGCGTACTTGTGATGTCGTACGTTCCGCGAGAGTCTGGTTTCGAACCGTATCGGTGACCTCGCGCGGCCGGGCCCGGTGCGGCCGGGCCTGGCCAGGCGCGTCGCCGGCGGGGCGTACGGTTGCCGCACGGTGGTGGTTGCGGGAGCGGGTCTGAGGGGGATCGCCGCGTCCGTGTCACCTCATGGCGAGGTTCCGGTGCGACAGGTCGGAACCGGCGGTGGGCGGGGGGCTCACCACCGGTGCCGACCTTTCGGACGGTCGACACACATGAGGTGGGGACATGCAGGTGACGGGCCACGGATCTGAGCGTGACGCGGGCGGCGGGCCGCCCTCGCGCGATTCCGGCTCCGCGGGGTCCGACCACCGGGGAGCCGGTCGCGACCCGTTCGGCGCCGAACCGGAGCCGGTGCCGTCCGAGGCGGGCGGCGAGAGCGACTCCGAGGGCGACGCCCGCCCGGTCTCCCTGCTGGGCATGCGGATGTCGCAGGAGACCGAGCCCGGCCGGGCGACCGTCGGTCGCCGGCAGACCCGCAGCCGCCCGCGCCCGCCGCGGCCCGAGCCGGGGCGCGGGGCGCCGGCCCCGAATCCGCCGGCCGTCCGACGGACGGCCGCCCCGGCCGGCCCGACCCCAATCCCCGCGGGGTCTTCCCCCCCTGAGCAGCCCCAGGAACCCCCGCCTGTCCGGCAGGTGCGGCCCGATCGGCCGGCGCCGCCTGTCCGGCAGGTGCCGCCGGGCGTGCCCGCTCCAGCACCGGTCTCCGGCCGGCCGGCCGGCCCGCCGCCGCCCGCCCCGCCGGTCTCCGGGCGGGAGGTGATCGAGGGCGAGGCCACCGTTCCCTCGCCCGGCACCGCCCCGCCGTCCGCGGGTGGCTGGACGCCCGATGTCGGGACCACCGCCCCGCCGACGGCTGGGCGGCCTCCGGCCCAGTGGGAGCGCGCCGCGTCCTTCGGATCACTGCCCACGCTGCCGCCCTCGGTCCCGCTCCCGCCCGCCGCGCCGCCGCCGTCGCCACCGCCGTCGCCGTCGCCGTCGTCGCCATCGGCACCGGCGACCCGGGCAGTGGTGCCGTCACGAGCCGTGGAACAGGTCGTCCCGGCACCCGCACCGCCGGCGGCGGCCCGGCCGGCCCTGCCCCGCCCGGTCCCGCCGGCGGCGGCCCGGCCGTCGGCCGAGGTCGTTCCCGCGGCGGACCGGCGTCCGGCGGTGCGCGCCCTGCGGGTCCTGGTCGGCGGTTTCGGCGGTGGTTGCGGCCGCACGACGGTGACGGCCGGCCTCGGCATGGCGCTCGCCGCGCGCGCCCACTCCCGCGTCGCCGCCGTCGACGCCTGCCCGGACCCGTACGGCACGCTGACCCAGCGGGTCGGACTGCGCCCGCGCCGGATCGGGCTGCGCGAGCTGGCGGGGGCCCGGCCCCCGGTCGCGTCGCTGACCGAGCTGCGGCGCTACCTGGCCGCCGACGGCCCGGGTGGGCTCGAAGTGCTGCCCGGGGTGCACGATCTCACCGCGCCCGGCCTGGCCGGCGACGAGCTGGCCGCGGCCGTCGACCTGCTCGCCCGGTGGTTCCCGGTGGTCATCGCGGACGGGCCGTCGGGCTGGAGCCAGCCCGTGCCGACCACCCTGCTCGCGCGCAGTGATCTCGTTGTGGTCACCACCCGGGCCGGCGAGGCCGAGCTGGCCGCGACGGATGACGCGCTCACCGCGCTCGGCGCGGCCGGCCGGCCGGACCTCGCCGCCTCGGCGCTCGTGGCCGTGGTCGAGACCTACCCCACCCGGCTGACCCGCTCCGCCCGGCAGCGCCTGGACGACCTGGCAGGCCGGGCCCGGCTCGTGGCGGTCGTCCCGTTCGAC
This portion of the Parafrankia discariae genome encodes:
- the ribH gene encoding 6,7-dimethyl-8-ribityllumazine synthase, whose protein sequence is MSGAGAPAEELPDASGVRLAIVATRWHVEITDALLAGALRAAKDSGITVTPTVVRVSGAVELPVVVAALAARHDAVVALGAVIRGGTPHFEYVCRFVTDGLARVTLDAGVPVGFGLLTCDTLEQARDRAGLPGSAEDKGREATLAALDTAVILRGIGALA
- a CDS encoding MinD/ParA family ATP-binding protein, yielding MPAPAPVSGRPAGPPPPAPPVSGREVIEGEATVPSPGTAPPSAGGWTPDVGTTAPPTAGRPPAQWERAASFGSLPTLPPSVPLPPAAPPPSPPPSPSPSSPSAPATRAVVPSRAVEQVVPAPAPPAAARPALPRPVPPAAARPSAEVVPAADRRPAVRALRVLVGGFGGGCGRTTVTAGLGMALAARAHSRVAAVDACPDPYGTLTQRVGLRPRRIGLRELAGARPPVASLTELRRYLAADGPGGLEVLPGVHDLTAPGLAGDELAAAVDLLARWFPVVIADGPSGWSQPVPTTLLARSDLVVVTTRAGEAELAATDDALTALGAAGRPDLAASALVAVVETYPTRLTRSARQRLDDLAGRARLVAVVPFDPALTDGRPFDWRGLRRRTRAAFDDLATAVDPASAGPGGGPPGTG